A genomic region of Christiangramia sp. OXR-203 contains the following coding sequences:
- a CDS encoding sigma-70 family RNA polymerase sigma factor: MIQHKLIEACQNNSRRAQLKLYNKYCDGMYYVALRFMKDTMEAEDAMQEAFIKAFSKLHQFNGEVTFGAWLKKIVINKCLDKLKARKMELVAINEQTLGTVEEENDWQVDDGIGIEEVKLKMQELPEKYRYPLMLFLVEGYDHEEISEILDITQVASRTLVHRGKKKLQEELKYLSHGTGY; this comes from the coding sequence TTGATACAGCATAAGCTAATAGAAGCTTGCCAAAACAACAGCCGTAGGGCCCAGTTGAAGCTGTACAACAAATATTGTGACGGGATGTACTATGTGGCGTTGAGATTTATGAAGGATACGATGGAGGCCGAGGATGCCATGCAGGAAGCATTTATCAAAGCTTTCTCTAAGTTACATCAATTCAATGGCGAGGTCACTTTTGGTGCCTGGTTAAAGAAGATCGTGATCAATAAATGTCTGGACAAACTCAAGGCAAGAAAAATGGAACTGGTAGCCATAAATGAGCAAACGCTTGGCACCGTAGAAGAAGAGAATGACTGGCAGGTGGATGACGGGATCGGGATAGAAGAAGTGAAATTGAAAATGCAGGAGCTGCCCGAAAAATACAGGTATCCTTTGATGTTGTTTTTGGTGGAAGGATACGATCATGAAGAAATAAGCGAAATCCTGGATATCACCCAGGTGGCATCCAGAACTCTGGTGCATAGAGGAAAAAAGAAATTGCAGGAAGAATTAAAATACTTAAGTCATGGGACAGGATATTAG